The sequence AGCAGTCTTCCAAAGCTTCAGGGACATCAATGAACTGATACGAAACACTATGGAGTTGAAGAGAAGGCAGGTGGCAGTAGAAAGTGAGTTAAAAGAGATGCAGGGCAGGTACTCAGAGCTCAGTGTGCAGTTCGCCgaggtggagggagagaggcagAAGCTTGAATTGAATATGAAGAACCGAACACCTAGGTAATCATAGGAACCAAAGAgaaaactaaagaaaaaaaggtCAGCCGGTTGCAGACTTTGTAGAAATCTTCTGCGATGGCAATCGAATACATTTTGTAATGTAAATATCAGTAGAATCTCAGCATCTGTATCAATTGTAGTTTGTAGAGTTGTATGTGATATACATAAATGTAACACCTTGTACAAGCCCCTTCAGCTCAGCAACAATCTTGTTAACTAATTGTTTTGTGCCAACAACCAGCAGCCTTTCAAGAGCGTATTCACATCTGTTGACTGCATTTCACAGTTTTTATAGGGTCTTTAACGTTGAACTAGAACCACTCCTTGTTTTGATGTGGTTACTGGATAATGGAAGGAAGCTTCTGCTATTCATTTTCTTTGGCATAAATGTTCTGATGTGAAAACAAAAGATCCCTATGTAATACTGGCATGTTTTCGACATGTTTATCATTTCTGGAGGCATGATTTTGCCTCTAAACTCTTGAACTAGTCGTGTCAACCAGACGATGTTCCATTCCATCGTGTAAGATTGAATAATTAGTTGGGTTTGTAAAAGTTTGGATCTTATGTCCAGCAGACAGATCATCAAGGTGCTGACACCTTGTTCATAAATTGTTTCTTGACAATTCTAACTGTTTTCATGTGGTAAATCCTGTGTGTTTTTTATTCGACTAAATGTGCATAACAAGTGAAACAGCTTGCGCAGCTGCTCGGCTAAATTGGAAAATACAGATAGATTTGAAAATTCTACCTGCTGTTCTTACATATTCAGACGAGATGCAAATTTGTTACCTGCCAACATCGCAATCTTGAGATGCCCTCCACAACCTTTCTGTTCACAGCTATTGTGGACAACATTGCAGAAGTGACACCATGACTCCATACAAACTCAAACCATAGTCTTCAGATCACAACGGTTGTACTCGAGAGCTTCAAATTTTTGACAGCAACGGTTTCAAGGTAAGCCGGCGACTGGTGCACATGTGTGTAAAGCATAAAACCGTTTCATACTGGTACTCTTGCATCCAACTTTTAAAATGCCACAAGTCATAACATGTTATCCAAACAATACCATATGCGCTTACCGAAAGAAAGAACATCGAAGCAAAGAATAGATAGATCCAAGAGTGACAGCCAACTAGCCAAGTGAATCCTGCAAACTGGATGCGTCATTACCTTTGGATGCAAGAGAAGAACATTATCTGATAAAACTAAagcatttcttttcttttcttttttctttttgcgaggAAATGAAATCAAAGTATATCCACGTTCTGGAAGGTGTCACTGGataaaagagaaggaaaaccAGATACAGGTCCCATAAGCGCATCATCTGCACAACTTAAACAATGTATAGATGGCACTGGTGATTGACTCAGCACTGTTGTGTGTTGTCTTTAGAATCGGACAAGGCGACAtgacctcctccttctccaatcttatttgattttataaacatatacaGTAGTTGAAGCAAACCCTTACACAATTGAATTACAGACTGCACATCCATATGTGCATTGCCGGGAGGAAATACTTCCTGCAGTTCACTAATCGCATATCTAACACATGATGTGGATCATCTGTTCTTAAGATTGAAGGCCCAACAAGTTTATCTGATTTGATCAAATCATTCAGATGTGTGGTGGAAGAAACTTATCTACTTCGCAACTGATACAGTTATCCACACAGTAAAGCGGAATACACGATTTTACAAACTCATATGCGGAGAACCTGGCAGCTGACAAGTTCAGCAGCTGCAAAATTCTTCGACGCGACAGCTTTCCAAACATCTGTTTCCTGCTCTGAGACATCTGGATTTTGGCATGTCATGCCAGCTGCAGGGGCTGGCGAATCCATAGGCTTCAGACAGTCCGTTTGCATAATGTTGATGGTGTTATCCACATCCTTGATGATCAAATGGAGCTTTCCGAGAAGTCCTGCAAGTAAGTACGGACTTTCCGACTCGGCGAAGTCCCCAACAGGTACCTGGCTTACGGTAACCTTCCAAGTATCCTCTTGAGGATCATAGATCTTTATCTTGCCTCGATCAGAAGTTGATGGCTCCAAAGCATAcaggtcaccatctacaacaGCACTTAATTTCGTCCCAGCCTGCCTTGCAGGCCAACCCTCTCCCATGCCCGCAGGCATTTGCTCCCATGAATTTGTTTCGGGATCAAAGATCTCCCCACCAACATCAACAAAGAATGGCCAGGAATAAAGGCTCTGAGGAACATACAGCTTCCCTCTGTATGAGGTCATTCCAGTAGCAATTGGCTTCAATAACTCAGCCAAGAATGCGGTCGGCAGAGCTTGCATTTTGGAGAATGTCATGTCTGGCACCTCTGTCCAAACCCCTGTTGCCGGGTCATACATTTCGGCAGATTGGAGCGGGGTTAACCCATTCTTGCCGTTGCTGACACCACCAACAACGAACAGCTTGTTATTCAGCAGGCTGGTTTTGCAGAAGGCACGCCCGGTGCTCATCGAGCTCACTTCCTGCCATGAATTAACAAAGGGATCATACCTCCACACGCATTTCATTGCAGAAGCTCTTGAAAACCCACCCAAAACATACAGACACCCAGCCACAGTCCCAATGGCACAACCGCAGAACGGAATCCTGTCAATCAGATCCTTCTGACCAAGCCAGCCTCTGATAACATCAGAAATCCTGATGCCGGCGCTCACCAGATCCCCTAACCGCAACCCGGGCACGCCTCTCTTGCACTCTCCTCCACCATGACTGATCCCAGGCATGAGTGGCAGCCTCTGCCATTGGCTACTAACCGGATCGAAAGCGTGCCACACCAACTTCTGATCATCTGCCTTTTTCATCAGTATGTACAGCCACTCTTCGTCCACGCCAAGCTCCTTCCTCAGCCGGTACAGCTCCGAGCCGGTGATGGCAGCCTTCCAGCTCCGGGAGACCATCTTGGCCTTCAGGTACCCTATCCTCGGCATCCTCGCGAGGATTTGCAGCGAGATCTCGTCCGGGAGCCAGGGAATCAGCCTTGGGTGCTCATAGAGAGACACTGACATCCTTAGCTTCTTGGAAGAATCTGTTCTCAGAGCTTCCCCGTTCTCCCATGGATGCTTTCTGCTGTTGGCGGAGCTCAAGAACGCACCCATTTGAACTCTTTGTTCCTTCCAATTTTTATCTGCAAAATCAAGTAACGAAATTCCACACCCAAACCAGTGAGCAAAGACACGAATTGAGCagcaaaagaagagaaaaatatgGCCAAAGAATCAAACAACATGGCAAGAAAATCGCATCAAAATCTAATCTTTTTTCATCTCCCAAGTGCCCAAGGTTCCCAAAAGCAAAATCCCAAGGCACAGTTCATCATCAAGACTAAAAAGCATCCACAAATCCCCAACAAACGCCCGAAAAAAAGCAGCGATCTTTGCATGAGGAATCCCGAGAAGAGCACACCGTATCGGCCACATTATCAGTCAAGTGATCCAGCTCATGTAATTTTACCTTACTAGTTACGAGTTAGTGCTGGGGCTgtggggcaggaggaggagctggagcgGCGCCGGTGGTGGTGCACCGAGCTTTCCCATTCGCCTTCTGGGTGGGACAAGGCGCTGGGAACGAGGTATATTTATTTTAGTATCCATCCATGTATCTTTCatgattttccttttcttttaagcTTTGCGTGCACTGGCCGGCCTTACCTGATTCTCTTAAAAATAATCTTCCTATTGTTCGTTTTCTACTCTGACAATCGAAGAGGACGGGAAAGGAATATAGGACAGGCGGCATCTGTCTTTGCTTCTACTAACTAATCGTCTTTTTTCCCTTATTCTCTTagttttgaatatatatatatatatatatactgtatgtATATTTTGCAGTATATTTATCGTAGTTTATGTCTGCGTACAtcccacaagttgtaactcacagtgtttcgagttgtaaccgTAGGATATGTGCAGTAccaataacaagttgtaactcacagtgttaactTACTatattgcaattatgtatttatggacGTAAAGTTGTAATAGATCtatctaacaagttgtaactcagtATTTTGAGTTATAACTGGAgataaagatgtccaaatgggccatgcttactgggccggcccgatgcacggaactgtaggcacggcccaggcacggctcGGCCCaagccgagatgggccgggccggcacggcacgaggccatgGGCCGTGCtagggccgagcgcgcggcatggcc is a genomic window of Phragmites australis chromosome 24, lpPhrAust1.1, whole genome shotgun sequence containing:
- the LOC133907052 gene encoding F-box/kelch-repeat protein At1g22040-like, giving the protein MGAFLSSANSRKHPWENGEALRTDSSKKLRMSVSLYEHPRLIPWLPDEISLQILARMPRIGYLKAKMVSRSWKAAITGSELYRLRKELGVDEEWLYILMKKADDQKLVWHAFDPVSSQWQRLPLMPGISHGGGECKRGVPGLRLGDLVSAGIRISDVIRGWLGQKDLIDRIPFCGCAIGTVAGCLYVLGGFSRASAMKCVWRYDPFVNSWQEVSSMSTGRAFCKTSLLNNKLFVVGGVSNGKNGLTPLQSAEMYDPATGVWTEVPDMTFSKMQALPTAFLAELLKPIATGMTSYRGKLYVPQSLYSWPFFVDVGGEIFDPETNSWEQMPAGMGEGWPARQAGTKLSAVVDGDLYALEPSTSDRGKIKIYDPQEDTWKVTVSQVPVGDFAESESPYLLAGLLGKLHLIIKDVDNTINIMQTDCLKPMDSPAPAAGMTCQNPDVSEQETDVWKAVASKNFAAAELVSCQVLRI